The following proteins are encoded in a genomic region of Paenibacillus sp. FSL R7-0273:
- a CDS encoding LamG-like jellyroll fold domain-containing protein yields MKKRTGRLTASLLALLLLVPSPALGATGTGKDNNSAGQQQAATAPDYAEHWAAGDLQTWVDKGLLTGYGKGVFKPDQSITRAEWVTLVNRVFNLQTMAAADGFRDVEQGGAYYSEIMKAVTAGYVSGYSDGTFRPLQTVSRQEAAVMLYRLFRLDAAAAAAAPQDAGTLPEWSREAVNTLLSGGFLSGYEDGSFKGGRPVTRAEAVRMIGKLSGEMILQSGSYTQRTAKNMVISTAGVTLKDTEITGNLYLTEGIAAGDILLDNVKVAGKIIVSGGGENSVVLNNTSAASLIADKPDGKLRIVLKGSSAVPDVTAESGVRLEEDTALSGAGFNRVKLETALPAGSRIELSGSFDSVVINASGGPELVLVRGLIAELTLNRMAALRAEAGSEIRNLIPNLSGQITVQGTGKVSYDPKFSGLIRLESTVPTAAATPAPVIDGGSTGSPAPSPGPEASPTPAATPVPTPAATPVPTPAATPVPTPVPAAPVFSNVSVHDPSVVRDGGTYYVFGSHIEAAKSQDLLNWSTFTNGYKTPDNALYGDLSANLAESFAWAGENDADSKGGFSVWAPDVFWNAEYVNGDGTKGAYMIYYSASSTYIRSAIGFAVSQNIEGPYVYGGTVIYSGFTLDEQYDADSTVNKKWTNTNIQALIRNGTLEDMNPAWFNANGSYNNKQFTNAIDATLFYDKEGKLWMTYGSWSGGIFVLEVNPATGQPVYPGKDGTTADGRMIDRYFGTKISGGNYKSGEGPYIVYDSITGYYYLYVTYGGLAADGGYNMRLFRSVNPDGPYMDAAGQNAVLATDGDHSGIGNKLIGNFLFSNLNGETDFPAYGYVSSGHNSVFYDEGLGKLFNFFHTRFPMRGETHEVRVHQMFMNEDAWPVVAPHRYSGETLAKFQRADVVGAYQFVNHGKDTSGTIKPTVNVQLLEDGTLAGAVSGTWELTGDYYAHLLINETENGRTVQRLYKGVFVKQWDSTRNEQVIVFTAMSGQGVSVWGSAIRQLSNEELVDNIARGLTLGDTSKVYKDLKLPVSGVQGALITWTSSNPAVVAADGKVTRPQAGSGNAEVQLTATLRLGDSSVTKTFTAVVIQLGGTLLEDGLVAAYDFEDSLAESAGRQADGTVTGKLLNTTDGTVAYAAGQDGQSLKLEGNSGVRLPDGLINGSAYTFSLWLNPQELTAFTPAFFGAKSPASWMSLLPYGNGGATTRVWFGSETWLDADAGLQVPVGQWSHIAFTYDAGTVKLYLNGMLKYTGANYTDLFAGNDSVFALGVNYWDIPYKGQIDKLRIYEKALTPEAVGWLVNGEPDANVKVSEITFADVQKSIAVGNTYTPAVAILPLNAGNRSLSWTSSSPAIAAVDAATGAVTAKSTGEAVITAVSADGGHVTASYTVKVTDGRVAVYSFDGDLKDSLQLAGEGRVTGALVGNATVGSITYGEGVIGQAAQFDGASGIRLPDGLINSNTYSVSLWLNPDELTAFTTAFFGASSSSSWISLVPKGPSEATMLWSNAAYEATAGYIIPAGTWTHVTFTVNIGTVKLYINGEEKFSGSGFPDIFKSSNGVFTLGVNYWDVPFKGLIDELKLYNNVLTPEAVLADYHSADL; encoded by the coding sequence TTGAAAAAACGCACTGGCAGATTAACAGCTTCTCTTCTTGCTCTGCTCCTGCTCGTTCCTTCCCCTGCATTGGGGGCTACGGGAACCGGGAAGGACAATAATTCCGCCGGACAGCAGCAGGCGGCAACAGCTCCTGACTATGCAGAACACTGGGCTGCCGGTGATTTGCAGACTTGGGTGGACAAGGGGCTGCTGACGGGTTACGGAAAAGGTGTGTTTAAGCCGGATCAAAGCATCACCCGGGCGGAATGGGTTACCCTTGTTAACCGGGTATTTAATCTGCAGACTATGGCAGCTGCAGACGGCTTTCGTGATGTGGAGCAGGGCGGGGCGTATTACAGCGAAATAATGAAGGCGGTAACTGCAGGATATGTATCGGGCTATAGTGACGGTACCTTCCGTCCGCTGCAGACGGTCAGCCGCCAGGAAGCGGCAGTCATGCTGTACCGGCTGTTCCGGCTTGATGCCGCTGCTGCAGCTGCGGCACCGCAGGATGCCGGAACACTACCCGAGTGGAGCAGAGAAGCAGTTAACACACTGCTGAGCGGGGGATTCCTCAGCGGCTATGAGGACGGCAGCTTTAAAGGCGGACGTCCGGTAACACGGGCAGAAGCTGTGCGGATGATCGGGAAGCTGTCCGGTGAGATGATTCTGCAAAGCGGCAGCTATACTCAGCGGACGGCGAAGAATATGGTGATCAGTACAGCGGGTGTGACACTTAAGGATACTGAAATTACAGGCAATTTGTATCTTACGGAAGGGATTGCGGCAGGCGACATCCTGCTCGACAATGTGAAGGTTGCCGGCAAAATAATCGTCAGCGGCGGAGGAGAAAACAGTGTGGTGCTGAACAATACCTCAGCAGCGTCGCTAATTGCAGACAAGCCGGATGGCAAGCTGCGGATTGTACTCAAGGGCAGCAGCGCCGTGCCGGATGTAACAGCTGAGTCCGGCGTCAGACTGGAAGAAGATACGGCACTGAGCGGAGCTGGCTTTAACCGGGTGAAGCTTGAGACCGCCCTGCCTGCGGGGTCGCGTATCGAGCTTAGCGGCAGCTTCGATTCTGTTGTAATCAATGCATCGGGCGGGCCGGAGCTTGTGCTGGTAAGGGGCTTGATCGCGGAATTGACGCTTAACCGGATGGCAGCGCTGCGTGCGGAGGCTGGAAGCGAGATCAGGAATCTGATCCCTAATCTGAGCGGACAGATCACGGTTCAGGGCACCGGTAAGGTAAGCTATGATCCGAAATTCAGCGGGTTAATCAGGCTGGAATCAACGGTGCCGACAGCTGCAGCTACTCCAGCTCCGGTAATTGACGGCGGAAGCACCGGATCACCGGCGCCGTCGCCAGGTCCCGAAGCTTCGCCAACGCCGGCAGCTACCCCGGTACCAACGCCGGCAGCTACCCCGGTACCAACGCCGGCGGCTACTCCGGTACCTACCCCGGTACCCGCTGCACCGGTGTTCAGCAACGTATCCGTACATGATCCTTCGGTAGTGAGGGACGGAGGGACTTATTATGTTTTCGGCTCGCATATTGAGGCAGCCAAGTCGCAGGATCTTCTGAACTGGAGTACGTTCACCAACGGCTACAAGACACCGGATAATGCGCTTTACGGTGATCTGTCTGCCAATCTGGCGGAATCCTTTGCCTGGGCCGGAGAAAATGACGCTGACAGCAAGGGCGGCTTCTCTGTCTGGGCACCGGATGTGTTCTGGAATGCGGAATATGTCAACGGGGATGGCACGAAGGGTGCCTACATGATCTATTACAGCGCCTCCTCCACCTATATCCGTTCTGCAATCGGATTTGCCGTCTCGCAGAACATTGAAGGCCCGTATGTTTACGGCGGAACAGTAATCTACTCCGGCTTCACACTCGATGAGCAGTATGATGCCGACAGTACAGTCAATAAAAAGTGGACTAATACCAACATCCAGGCACTGATACGCAATGGAACGCTGGAAGACATGAATCCGGCGTGGTTCAATGCAAACGGCTCGTACAACAACAAGCAATTTACCAATGCGATTGACGCGACGCTGTTCTATGACAAGGAAGGCAAGCTGTGGATGACCTACGGCTCCTGGTCTGGCGGAATATTCGTGCTGGAGGTTAATCCGGCTACCGGACAGCCGGTATACCCTGGCAAGGATGGAACTACGGCAGACGGCAGAATGATCGACCGTTATTTCGGAACCAAGATATCCGGCGGTAATTATAAATCCGGCGAAGGGCCTTATATCGTCTATGACAGCATAACCGGATATTACTATCTGTATGTAACCTACGGGGGGCTGGCTGCTGACGGCGGCTACAATATGCGGCTGTTCCGCTCAGTGAACCCGGACGGGCCCTACATGGATGCTGCGGGGCAGAATGCTGTACTGGCGACGGATGGGGATCATTCGGGCATCGGCAACAAGCTGATCGGAAATTTCCTGTTCAGTAATCTGAACGGCGAGACGGACTTCCCGGCATATGGTTATGTGTCCTCCGGCCATAATTCGGTGTTTTATGATGAAGGGCTGGGCAAGCTGTTCAACTTCTTCCATACCAGGTTCCCGATGCGCGGGGAGACCCATGAGGTCCGGGTGCACCAGATGTTCATGAATGAGGATGCCTGGCCGGTTGTGGCTCCGCACCGTTATTCCGGCGAGACACTAGCCAAGTTTCAACGGGCAGATGTCGTCGGTGCGTACCAGTTCGTTAATCACGGCAAGGATACCTCAGGTACAATCAAACCGACTGTAAATGTCCAACTGCTAGAGGACGGCACGCTGGCAGGGGCGGTAAGCGGAACCTGGGAGCTGACAGGCGATTATTATGCCCATCTGCTGATTAACGAAACAGAGAACGGCCGTACGGTGCAGCGTCTGTACAAAGGGGTATTCGTAAAGCAGTGGGATTCCACCCGGAACGAACAGGTTATTGTCTTTACGGCGATGTCCGGCCAGGGCGTATCCGTCTGGGGCAGTGCCATCAGGCAGCTTAGTAATGAAGAGCTGGTGGACAATATTGCCCGCGGCCTGACGCTTGGTGATACCAGCAAGGTCTATAAAGACCTGAAGCTGCCGGTGTCCGGTGTGCAAGGGGCTCTCATTACCTGGACATCCTCAAATCCTGCTGTTGTTGCGGCAGACGGTAAGGTTACCCGGCCGCAGGCAGGCAGCGGCAATGCCGAGGTGCAGCTGACTGCAACCCTGAGGCTTGGCGATTCTTCAGTCACGAAGACGTTCACTGCAGTGGTTATTCAGCTGGGCGGGACGCTGCTTGAGGACGGGCTTGTGGCTGCATATGATTTTGAAGACAGTCTGGCGGAGAGCGCTGGCAGGCAGGCTGACGGCACCGTAACCGGCAAGCTGCTGAACACGACAGATGGAACGGTTGCGTATGCAGCCGGCCAGGACGGGCAGTCGCTCAAGCTTGAAGGCAATTCCGGTGTCCGGCTGCCAGACGGGCTGATTAACGGCAGCGCCTATACATTCAGCCTGTGGCTGAATCCGCAGGAGCTGACCGCTTTTACACCGGCGTTCTTCGGAGCCAAAAGCCCTGCCAGCTGGATGAGCCTGCTGCCTTACGGCAACGGCGGGGCGACCACCCGGGTCTGGTTCGGCAGTGAAACCTGGCTGGATGCTGATGCCGGGCTGCAGGTTCCGGTTGGCCAGTGGTCGCATATCGCCTTCACCTATGATGCAGGAACCGTTAAGCTTTACCTGAACGGAATGCTGAAATATACAGGTGCGAACTATACCGACCTGTTTGCAGGTAATGATAGTGTCTTTGCCCTTGGGGTCAACTATTGGGATATCCCATACAAAGGACAGATCGATAAGCTCCGCATATATGAAAAAGCGCTGACACCCGAAGCCGTAGGCTGGCTGGTGAACGGTGAGCCGGATGCCAATGTGAAGGTGAGCGAGATCACCTTTGCTGATGTGCAGAAAAGTATCGCTGTCGGCAATACCTATACTCCTGCCGTCGCTATTCTTCCGCTCAATGCCGGTAACCGGTCTCTGTCCTGGACCTCAAGTTCACCTGCAATCGCTGCAGTTGATGCAGCTACCGGAGCAGTGACCGCCAAGTCAACAGGTGAAGCAGTCATTACCGCTGTTTCCGCAGACGGCGGCCATGTAACCGCAAGCTATACGGTAAAGGTTACGGACGGCCGGGTCGCAGTGTATTCTTTTGACGGAGACCTAAAGGATTCGCTCCAGCTTGCAGGTGAAGGCAGGGTAACGGGGGCGCTGGTTGGCAATGCTACTGTCGGCAGTATTACTTACGGAGAAGGGGTAATCGGCCAGGCTGCCCAATTTGACGGAGCTTCCGGAATCAGGCTGCCGGACGGGCTGATTAACAGCAACACATATTCAGTCTCGCTGTGGCTAAACCCGGACGAGCTAACGGCCTTTACAACGGCTTTCTTCGGGGCAAGCTCGAGCAGCAGCTGGATCAGTCTGGTGCCGAAGGGTCCTTCGGAAGCTACTATGCTTTGGTCAAATGCGGCCTACGAGGCAACTGCAGGCTACATCATTCCTGCGGGAACCTGGACGCATGTCACTTTCACGGTCAACATCGGGACGGTCAAGCTGTATATTAACGGGGAGGAGAAGTTCTCGGGCAGCGGATTCCCGGATATTTTTAAGAGCAGCAACGGGGTTTTCACGCTAGGGGTTAATTATTGGGATGTACCGTTCAAGGGCCTGATCGACGAGCTGAAGCTGTATAATAATGTGCTTACACCGGAAGCGGTGCTGGCTGACTACCATTCGGCTGATCTTTAG
- a CDS encoding TetR/AcrR family transcriptional regulator — protein MKKQQPQISEDRILEASWELLGEDGIEKFSMRRLADRVGIQAPSLYWYFKSKQNLYQSLANQISKIILGEYRSEGDWKGQLAGLAVTVRSVLSRYPCSTQLMMMTLPHEPDLIRFTNRMLLCVEETPLEPEQKMQAATTMMNYVFFFVLDSYQHERNVSAMIKDHEALPGEEMLQLLDTMTDKDAGLFRRMFTTGLFELMGTDQAFEFGLKIILLGIEQVIQEQAKQ, from the coding sequence ATGAAAAAGCAGCAGCCTCAGATTTCCGAGGACCGGATTTTGGAAGCGTCATGGGAGCTTCTTGGAGAAGATGGCATCGAAAAATTCAGCATGAGACGGTTGGCGGACAGAGTGGGAATTCAGGCACCCTCCCTGTACTGGTACTTCAAGAGCAAACAGAATCTGTACCAAAGCCTGGCCAATCAGATTTCCAAAATCATTTTGGGGGAATACCGCTCTGAAGGGGATTGGAAAGGGCAGCTGGCGGGACTCGCCGTAACGGTACGCAGCGTGCTTAGCCGGTATCCCTGCTCCACCCAGCTGATGATGATGACACTGCCGCATGAGCCGGATCTGATCCGGTTCACCAACCGGATGCTGCTCTGCGTCGAAGAGACGCCGCTTGAGCCTGAGCAAAAAATGCAGGCAGCTACCACGATGATGAACTATGTGTTCTTTTTCGTTCTGGACAGCTATCAGCACGAGCGCAATGTCTCCGCTATGATTAAGGATCATGAAGCGCTCCCGGGTGAAGAGATGCTTCAGCTGCTGGACACAATGACTGATAAGGATGCGGGGCTGTTCCGGAGGATGTTTACGACCGGGCTGTTCGAGCTGATGGGAACCGATCAGGCGTTTGAGTTCGGCCTGAAGATCATTCTGCTGGGGATCGAGCAGGTGATACAGGAGCAGGCGAAGCAGTAA
- a CDS encoding MATE family efflux transporter — MDAENLHYFEKAPVAKAVAHFAVPMMLGMSMSVIYSILNAYFIGTLHNTAMLTALALTLPLFAILMALGNFIGMGSGTFISRLLGEKKYNDVKHVSSFAFYSSLALGLIVIAAGLPFIHSIVHSLGATPESFGFTKDYVTVMLIGSPFLVLCFTLENIVRSEGAAVKSMVGMILSVAVNIILDALVIFVFHWDVIGVASATVISNLVASIYYAYHMRFKSPFLTVSIRWFKASREIVSNVIKIGVPVFIMSVFMGAMSLILNHYLVEYGDAAVAAYGISSRLLQFPEFIIMGLCEGVVPLIAFSFTANRLRMKQTIGFTVKSIVMLAVAFGLIVYLISGHLIGLFTNDPQLIEMGSYILHVTFLSLFISGTTALFTGIFQATAQGTAAFIMSIIQGATLIPVLYIANRMNGFHGVVWSLVIADAAAFLVGAGMLYILRNKLQPDLESLAQ, encoded by the coding sequence ATGGATGCTGAAAACCTCCATTATTTCGAGAAAGCCCCTGTCGCAAAAGCCGTGGCCCATTTCGCCGTACCCATGATGCTGGGTATGTCGATGAGTGTCATCTACTCCATCCTGAATGCTTATTTTATCGGAACACTCCACAATACTGCGATGTTAACTGCACTTGCACTAACCCTGCCGCTGTTCGCTATCCTTATGGCGCTGGGGAACTTTATCGGCATGGGCAGCGGTACCTTCATCTCGCGTCTGCTGGGTGAGAAAAAATACAATGACGTAAAGCATGTGTCCTCATTCGCTTTTTACAGCAGCCTGGCACTCGGCCTTATCGTCATTGCCGCCGGTCTCCCGTTCATCCATTCCATTGTCCATAGCCTGGGGGCAACGCCAGAATCCTTCGGCTTCACCAAGGACTATGTCACCGTTATGCTGATCGGTTCACCCTTCCTCGTATTATGCTTCACACTGGAAAACATTGTGCGCTCAGAAGGCGCAGCCGTTAAGTCCATGGTTGGCATGATTCTCAGCGTTGCTGTTAATATTATTCTCGATGCGCTGGTTATCTTTGTATTCCATTGGGATGTGATCGGCGTTGCATCAGCGACAGTGATCTCCAACCTCGTGGCGAGTATATATTACGCTTACCATATGAGATTCAAGAGCCCTTTTTTAACAGTCTCGATACGGTGGTTTAAGGCTTCCAGAGAAATTGTCAGCAATGTTATTAAAATCGGCGTTCCCGTCTTCATTATGAGTGTCTTCATGGGGGCAATGTCGCTTATTCTCAACCATTATCTTGTGGAATATGGCGATGCTGCCGTAGCCGCTTACGGCATTTCATCCCGTCTGCTGCAATTTCCGGAGTTTATTATTATGGGGTTATGTGAGGGAGTTGTGCCGCTTATCGCTTTTTCTTTTACGGCCAACAGATTGCGGATGAAGCAGACCATCGGATTCACAGTCAAAAGCATTGTCATGCTCGCAGTCGCCTTCGGCCTTATCGTCTATCTGATCTCCGGCCATTTAATCGGCTTGTTCACTAATGACCCGCAGTTAATTGAGATGGGCAGCTACATTCTCCACGTGACCTTCCTGTCCCTGTTCATTTCTGGCACGACAGCGTTGTTCACGGGGATCTTCCAGGCAACAGCGCAAGGGACTGCCGCATTTATTATGTCAATTATCCAAGGCGCTACGCTCATTCCCGTGCTCTACATCGCCAACCGGATGAATGGCTTTCACGGCGTGGTCTGGTCACTTGTTATTGCAGATGCTGCCGCGTTCCTTGTCGGAGCCGGGATGCTGTATATTCTGCGGAATAAATTGCAGCCGGATCTGGAGAGCCTGGCACAGTGA
- a CDS encoding GNAT family N-acetyltransferase, with product MHIAFATEADYEYIRDRDRHIPADLIPAKMNGNEIYILRHEDGSNIGWMRYGYFWDNIPFMNLLWIDEPFRGQGTGAKVVRFWEEQMKQKGFNMVMTSTQADEGAQHFYRKLGYTDAGCLILDSQPLEILLTRKLDLTI from the coding sequence ATGCACATCGCTTTCGCAACAGAAGCTGACTATGAATACATAAGAGACCGTGACCGGCATATCCCCGCAGACCTGATACCGGCTAAAATGAACGGAAATGAAATCTATATCCTGCGGCACGAGGATGGGAGTAACATCGGCTGGATGAGGTATGGCTACTTTTGGGACAACATCCCGTTCATGAACCTGCTTTGGATCGATGAGCCGTTTCGGGGCCAGGGGACAGGGGCGAAGGTTGTCCGGTTCTGGGAGGAACAGATGAAGCAAAAGGGCTTCAACATGGTGATGACCTCTACCCAGGCGGACGAAGGAGCCCAGCATTTTTACAGAAAATTAGGCTATACAGATGCAGGCTGTCTGATCCTTGATTCGCAGCCGCTCGAAATTCTGCTTACCAGGAAGCTCGACCTTACCATTTGA
- a CDS encoding nucleotidyltransferase domain-containing protein, translated as MILEKVINRVVIQSEYKDFVDKYIDNILTEFEGKIHSIYMCGSIPKGTAKPFKSDADFTIVCANPKDIDYERLSNIKNRLLEEYPVVTKIDTIVCPIDDVLSKPNEWGFWIKIICVCIYGQDVGEKVPPIMISPAFILDLNIETKEEVDRIHSLLSNASDNTMEIRYIKGYSKRLIRALYSLVLEDTGTGVWQDDIIEMKNAILNYCEIDSALVDYLYACYLDSNVPVEEFLGIADEVYSYFENALNAMAASRTSFG; from the coding sequence ATGATATTAGAAAAGGTTATAAATAGAGTTGTAATACAAAGTGAATATAAGGATTTTGTTGATAAGTATATAGATAATATACTTACTGAATTTGAAGGTAAGATTCATAGCATTTATATGTGTGGCTCAATTCCAAAAGGAACTGCTAAACCTTTTAAGTCAGATGCAGACTTTACTATTGTATGTGCAAATCCCAAAGATATTGATTACGAAAGATTGTCAAATATTAAAAACAGACTATTGGAAGAATATCCGGTAGTAACTAAGATTGATACGATAGTTTGCCCGATTGACGATGTATTAAGTAAACCGAATGAGTGGGGTTTTTGGATAAAGATCATTTGTGTTTGCATATATGGTCAGGACGTTGGTGAAAAAGTACCACCGATAATGATTTCTCCAGCGTTCATTTTAGACTTAAATATAGAGACTAAGGAGGAAGTAGATCGTATACATAGTTTACTTTCTAATGCCAGTGATAACACAATGGAAATCAGATATATTAAAGGTTACTCTAAAAGATTAATTCGTGCATTATACTCTTTGGTTCTAGAAGATACAGGTACAGGTGTATGGCAAGATGACATTATTGAGATGAAGAATGCCATATTAAACTATTGTGAGATTGACTCCGCTTTAGTTGATTATCTGTATGCTTGTTACTTGGATAGTAATGTACCTGTTGAAGAGTTTCTGGGAATTGCAGATGAAGTATATAGCTATTTTGAGAACGCCTTAAATGCAATGGCTGCTTCCAGAACTTCCTTTGGCTAA
- a CDS encoding nuclear transport factor 2 family protein encodes MVSKEIRDIIENYLEAYNSFETERMVELLDSDIKFRNISNGETTTETRGIQAFRELAEQSSTMFSSRRQTITDYSVINDKVEVGIDYEGILAVDFPNGLKSGDKLQLKGKTTFKINEGKISLIEDYS; translated from the coding sequence ATGGTTAGTAAAGAAATAAGGGACATAATTGAAAATTATCTTGAAGCATACAATTCATTTGAAACTGAAAGAATGGTTGAACTCTTAGATAGTGACATAAAATTCAGGAATATTTCCAATGGAGAAACTACAACGGAGACCAGAGGAATACAAGCATTTAGGGAATTGGCAGAACAGTCGTCAACGATGTTCTCTAGTCGTCGCCAGACAATTACCGATTACAGTGTTATAAATGACAAAGTAGAGGTCGGAATCGATTATGAAGGTATTCTTGCCGTGGATTTTCCTAATGGATTAAAGAGTGGAGATAAGTTGCAATTAAAAGGCAAGACAACATTCAAGATTAATGAAGGGAAAATATCGTTGATTGAAGATTATAGTTGA
- a CDS encoding GNAT family N-acetyltransferase: MLKTDELIIRRMNETDYEQLTSWLNNKDVIEFYGNSNDPFDLARVIEKYEPRVKGLHMVKPCIVQYEETPIGFMQFYELNPSKLKEYGYNTNEHVFGMDQFIGESNFLGKGIGTKMVKSLTEYIQKKLNGSIIVMDPHILNTRAISCYEKCSFVKKKVISGEFWLMECKKK; encoded by the coding sequence ATGTTAAAAACCGATGAATTAATCATTCGAAGAATGAATGAAACAGATTATGAACAATTAACATCGTGGCTTAATAATAAGGATGTTATTGAATTTTATGGTAATTCAAATGACCCATTTGATTTAGCTCGAGTCATTGAAAAATATGAACCTAGAGTTAAGGGACTTCATATGGTAAAGCCATGTATTGTGCAGTATGAAGAAACTCCAATTGGATTTATGCAATTTTATGAATTGAATCCATCGAAATTAAAAGAATACGGATACAACACTAATGAACATGTATTTGGGATGGATCAATTCATTGGAGAATCCAATTTTCTTGGTAAAGGTATAGGAACAAAAATGGTTAAATCTTTAACCGAGTATATACAAAAGAAATTAAATGGTTCCATAATTGTTATGGACCCACACATCTTAAATACTAGAGCAATAAGTTGTTATGAGAAGTGTAGTTTTGTGAAAAAGAAGGTTATTTCAGGGGAATTTTGGTTAATGGAATGCAAGAAAAAGTAA
- a CDS encoding GNAT family N-acetyltransferase: MIIRSEQLSDYGEVFKLNYLAFGNREDESKLIESIRLSEGFIPELSLVAEENEQIVGHALFSKAEIVDEENCHEVIVLAPLAVLPSNQKRGIGGKLIQEGLKRCVELGYTFVFLIGHPTYYPKFGFKQARNYGFELKQFDVSDDVFMVLELTEGNIKTTIKGEFRFQSHFFN, from the coding sequence TTGATAATAAGGTCAGAACAATTAAGTGATTATGGTGAAGTATTTAAATTGAATTATTTGGCTTTTGGAAATAGGGAAGATGAATCTAAATTAATTGAAAGCATTAGATTATCTGAGGGTTTTATCCCTGAATTATCACTTGTAGCGGAAGAAAATGAACAAATAGTAGGTCATGCTTTATTTAGCAAAGCTGAAATTGTTGATGAAGAAAATTGTCATGAGGTTATTGTTCTTGCCCCTCTTGCAGTATTGCCAAGCAATCAAAAAAGAGGGATTGGTGGTAAACTGATTCAAGAAGGCTTAAAAAGATGTGTAGAACTAGGTTATACATTTGTATTTTTAATAGGACATCCGACTTATTATCCGAAATTTGGATTTAAGCAAGCGAGAAACTATGGATTTGAACTAAAGCAATTTGACGTGTCTGATGACGTTTTTATGGTCCTTGAATTAACTGAAGGAAATATAAAAACAACAATTAAGGGTGAGTTTAGGTTCCAGAGTCATTTCTTTAATTGA
- a CDS encoding sensor domain-containing protein translates to MNDKVYSRPIGVLDSIQVPLQSQSKPRKRGGSPKTYRSILYFLISLPITIVYFVFMVTGLALSIGLTPIFIGIPLFFAVAKGLDYIVKFEQELVRSLLDIPRLTEEHRSDMQKEAAGFLQRIKLGFHGADFARNIMVIMMRFVSSIVFFSLTVAMVATALSLITLPVLHQIFLQTMDLNILENNVFALFNIHWTLPQQYISYVVAGLVAAVIASWAIRLLMDVQRRMLLVPYEEAAQQY, encoded by the coding sequence ATGAATGATAAAGTGTATAGTAGGCCGATTGGAGTGCTGGATTCCATACAAGTTCCTCTACAATCACAATCTAAACCACGCAAACGTGGAGGAAGTCCCAAGACCTATCGGAGTATTTTGTATTTCTTAATATCATTGCCAATCACGATTGTCTATTTCGTGTTTATGGTGACAGGGCTAGCGTTATCCATTGGATTAACACCAATTTTCATCGGCATTCCCTTGTTTTTTGCAGTAGCTAAGGGATTAGATTACATCGTAAAATTTGAACAAGAGCTAGTAAGATCATTGCTGGATATTCCTAGATTGACCGAGGAACACAGATCAGATATGCAGAAGGAGGCAGCAGGCTTCCTTCAACGAATAAAGTTGGGTTTTCATGGTGCGGATTTTGCTCGTAACATTATGGTGATTATGATGCGGTTTGTTTCGAGTATTGTCTTCTTTTCACTTACGGTAGCGATGGTAGCGACCGCATTAAGTCTGATTACACTACCTGTACTTCATCAGATTTTTCTGCAAACGATGGATTTGAACATTCTTGAGAATAATGTGTTCGCTTTGTTTAATATCCACTGGACATTACCTCAACAGTACATTTCTTATGTTGTAGCTGGATTGGTCGCTGCCGTGATCGCATCTTGGGCGATTCGGTTGCTTATGGATGTACAGCGTAGAATGCTGCTTGTACCTTACGAGGAAGCAGCACAACAGTATTAA
- a CDS encoding LysR family transcriptional regulator substrate-binding protein produces the protein MTTVMEVGSASSLLQLVSAGIGATIQPRELLKQHSGWSDIVSIPIAAPAPIRHLELTYYVDRFISKAQQQLSEWMIDFFKARSSLS, from the coding sequence CTGACTACTGTCATGGAGGTGGGTTCTGCTTCTTCCCTGCTGCAGCTGGTTTCGGCCGGCATTGGTGCCACCATACAGCCAAGAGAGCTGCTGAAACAACATTCGGGCTGGTCCGATATTGTATCCATTCCGATTGCTGCGCCAGCGCCTATCCGCCACCTGGAGCTGACATACTATGTGGATCGGTTCATCAGTAAAGCCCAGCAGCAGCTGTCAGAATGGATGATTGACTTTTTTAAAGCCAGATCTTCTTTGTCGTGA